Part of the Gemmatimonadota bacterium genome is shown below.
TGCCGAATCGACGGTCTACCTCAGTCGATGCACGCCCGACAGCCCACATCCGATCTTTGGCGTCAGCACAGTGGCCGGAACCGAGGACGCTGCCTACAACGGCCCGTGGGGCTGTGCGGGCCACAACCGTCATATCGCCGTCCGCGCTGGGCAGACCCGCATCGATACGCTGCTGCTCACAGGTCCGCTCGGATTCTCTGGTGGCCTGCCCCTCGGGACGCTCAGCGGACCGATGCGACTCGCCTACGAAGTCCAGAGCTGCCAGGGTGACGGCGTGTGTCCGATCGTCGGGGCTGGCGCTTCGAACGTCTTCACGGTGGCGGTGCAGCCCTAGCACGGTCCGGATATGATGCGCCCACTCGACCCCGCCAACGGTTACGAAGCCGCCGCCGACGAGTTCATCCGCCGCCGCGAGGGTTCGTCCATTGGCGTCGCCACGGTGCGCGCCTGGGCCGAGACGCTCCCGCCCGGTGCCTCCGTCCTCGACCTCGGCTGTGGTTCCGGCGCTCCCATCAGCGAAGTGCTACACCAAGCCGGCCTCATGGTCTATGCCGTCGAGGCCTCACCGACGCTCGCCGCAGCCTACCGGCACCGTTTCCCAGACGCTCTGCTCGCGTGTGAACGAGTCGAGGATTCCCGCTTCTTCGATCGGCGCTTTGACGCTGCGCTCGCCGCGGGTCTCCTGTTCCTGCTTCCCGCCGACGCCCAG
Proteins encoded:
- a CDS encoding class I SAM-dependent methyltransferase — its product is MRPLDPANGYEAAADEFIRRREGSSIGVATVRAWAETLPPGASVLDLGCGSGAPISEVLHQAGLMVYAVEASPTLAAAYRHRFPDALLACERVEDSRFFDRRFDAALAAGLLFLLPADAQRATLRKLATVLTTGGRFLFTAPAEPCRWSDVLTGRDSESLGAEAYRTLLAEAGLTVVAETEDEGGNHYYDAFRQ